From one Rhodamnia argentea isolate NSW1041297 chromosome 1, ASM2092103v1, whole genome shotgun sequence genomic stretch:
- the LOC125313612 gene encoding major strawberry allergen Fra a 1-3-like has translation MGVVPYSQEFTSAVAPSRMFKALVLDSHNILPKIVPEGIKSVKFVEGDGGVGSIKQTNFGESAHIRYRMHKIGALDVENLYCKYTLIESDIKFDKIDCIVDEVKFTSANGGCVCKMTSDYHVKEGAKLKAELKEVDMKPGKDIAMGLLKSFKEYLLANPDICA, from the exons ATGGGTGTTGTCCCTTACTCTCAAGAGTTCACATCTGCCGTCGCTCCATCGAGGATGTTCAAGGCTTTGGTCCTTGACTCACACAACATCCTTCCCAAGATTGTCCCTGAGGGCATTAAGAGCGTCAAGTTTGTCGAGGGAGATGGCGGAGTTGGCAGCATCAAGCAAACTAACTTTGGGGAAA GTGCTCACATCAGGTACAGAATGCACAAGATTGGTGCTCTTGATGTTGAGAACTTATACTGCAAATATACTTTGATTGAAAGTGATATCAAGTTCGACAAAATTGACTGCATTGTCGATGAGGTGAAGTTCACATCAGCTAATGGTGGATGCGTCTGCAAGATGACTAGCGACTATCATGTTAAGGAAGGTGCAAAGCTCAA GGCTGAGCTCAAGGAAGTTGACATGAAGCCAGGCAAGGACATAGCTATGGGACTATTAAAGTCCTTCAAGGAGTATCTCTTGGCAAATCCTGATATTTGCGCTTAA
- the LOC125313609 gene encoding major strawberry allergen Fra a 1-3-like, producing MGVITYSLEITSSVAPSRIFKALVLESHNVLPKIVPEGIKSVEFIEGDGGVGSIKKTNFAESSPIKYMKHKVEVLDADSLYCKYTMIESDIKFDKIDFVVEEVKFVAAGSRSVCKMTSEYHVREGCELKEEEIKKGKDKAMGLYKAVEEYLVANPDDCA from the exons ATGGGAGTCATCACCTACTCGTTGGAGATCACAAGCAGCGTTGCCCCATCGAGGATATTCAAGGCTTTGGTCCTTGAGTCCCACAATGTCCTACCCAAGATTGTTCCCGAGGGCATCAAGAGCGTCGAGTTCATCGAGGGAGATGGTGGAGTTGGCAGCATCAAGAAAACCAACTTTGCTGAAA GCTCCCCCATCAAGTACATGAAGCACAAGGTGGAGGTTCTCGATGCAGATAGCTTGTACTGCAAATACACTATGATCGAAAGCGACATCAAGTTCGACAAGATCGACTTCGTCGTGGAAGAAGTAAAATTCGTCGCGGCTGGGAGTAGATCCGTCTGCAAGATGACCAGCGAGTACCATGTGAGGGAAGGTTGTGAGCTcaaagaggaggagatcaagaagggTAAAGACAAAGCTATGGGATTGTACAAGGCCGTTGAGGAGTACCTTGTGGCCAACCCCGATGATTGCGCCTAA